One genomic segment of Pongo pygmaeus isolate AG05252 chromosome 19, NHGRI_mPonPyg2-v2.0_pri, whole genome shotgun sequence includes these proteins:
- the DPH1 gene encoding 2-(3-amino-3-carboxypropyl)histidine synthase subunit 1 isoform X4, with protein sequence MDTSAQDFRVLYVFVDIRIDTTHLLDSLRLTFPPATALALVSTIQFVSTLQAAAQELKAEYRVSVPQCKPLSPGEILGCTSPRLSTEVEAVVYLGDGRFHLESVMIANPNVPAYRYDPYSKVLSREHYDHQRMQAARQEAIATARSAKSWGLILGTLGRQGSPKILEHLESRLRALGLSFVRLLLSEIFPSKLSLLPEVDVWVQVACPRLSIDWGTAFPKPLLTPYEAAVALRDVSWQQPYPMDFYAGSSLGPWTVNHGQDRRPHAPGRPARGKVQEESTHPPSAVTCEDCSCRDEKVAPLAP encoded by the exons ATGGACACCTCGGCCCAAGACTTCCGGGTGCTGTATGTCTTTGTGGACATCCGGATAGACACTACCCACCTCCTAGACTCTCTCCGCCTCACCTTTCCCCCAGCCACTGCCCTCGCCCTGGTCAGCACCATTCAGTTTGTGTCGACCTTGCAG GCAGCCGCCCAGGAGCTGAAAGCCGAGTATCGTGTGAGTGTCCCACAGTGCAAGCCCCTGTCCCCTGGAGAGATCCTGGGCTGCACATCCCCCCGACTGTCCACAGAGGTGGAGGCCGTTGT GTATCTTGGAGATGGCCGCTTCCATCTGGAGTCTGTCATGATTGCCAACCCCAATGTCCCCGCTTACCG GTATGACCCATATAGCAAAGTCCTATCCAGAGAGCACTATGATCACCAGCGCATGCAGGCTGCTCGCCAAGAAGCCATAGCCACTGCCCGCTCAGCTAAGTCCTGGGGCCTTATTCTGGGCACTTTGGGCCGCCAGGGCAGTCCTAAGATCCTGGAG CACCTGGAATCTCGACTCCGAGCCTTGGGCCTTTCCTTTGTGAGGCTGCTGCTCTCTGAGATCTTCCCCAGCAAGCTTAGCCTACTTCCCGAGGTGGATGT GTGGGTGCAGGTGGCATGTCCACGTCTCTCCATTGACTGGGGCACAGCCTTCCCCAAGCCGCTGCTGACACCCTATGAG gCGGCCGTGGCTCTGAGGGACGTTTCCTGGCAGCAGCCCTACCCGATGGACTTCTACGCTGGCAGCTCCTTGGGGCCCTGGACGGTGAACCACGGCCAGGACCGCCGTCCCCACGCCCCCGGCCGGCCCGCGCGGGGGAAG GTGCAGGAGGAGTCCACGCATCCCCCTTCAGCCGTGACTTGCGAGGACTGCAGCTGCAGGGACGAGAAGGTGGCGCCGCTTGCTCCTTGA
- the DPH1 gene encoding 2-(3-amino-3-carboxypropyl)histidine synthase subunit 1 isoform X1: MEKTPSLTTGHRQELSPSSSPSAGAPDKTHQPAGGYFPDREPRRRAAPGLAALSGAHSTSTCPCGSNSPLRSMLATGPPLRGRPRRTPSRGPDSNPWAPAAANPSASRRGQAGDPLMPGGPAPQGHGRAPRGRVANQIPPEILKNPQLQAAIQVLPSNYNFEIPKTIWRIQQAQAKKVALQMPEGLLLFACTIVDILERFTEAEVMVMGDVTYGACCVDDFTARALGADFLVHYGHSCLIPMDTSAQDFRVLYVFVDIRIDTTHLLDSLRLTFPPATALALVSTIQFVSTLQAAAQELKAEYRVSVPQCKPLSPGEILGCTSPRLSTEVEAVVYLGDGRFHLESVMIANPNVPAYRYDPYSKVLSREHYDHQRMQAARQEAIATARSAKSWGLILGTLGRQGSPKILEHLESRLRALGLSFVRLLLSEIFPSKLSLLPEVDVWVQVACPRLSIDWGTAFPKPLLTPYEAAVALRDVSWQQPYPMDFYAGSSLGPWTVNHGQDRRPHAPGRPARGKVQEESTHPPSAVTCEDCSCRDEKVAPLAP, translated from the exons ATGGAGAAAACCCCGAGTCTCACAACTGGCCACCGACAGGAGCTGAGCCCCAGCAGCAGCCCCTCGGCGGGTGCGCCCGACAAAACCCACCAGCCCGCCGGGGGCTACTTCCCGGACCGGGAGCCCCGGCGCCGGGCGGCTCCCGGGCTCGCGGCTCTTTCAGGAGCTCATTCAACTTCAACTTGCCCCTGCGGCTCCAACTCACCTTTGCGAAGCATGTTGGCCACGGGGCCGCCGCTCCGAGGTCGGCCTAGGCGCACTCCCTCCCGGGGTCCAGATTCAAATCCCTGGGCGCCAGCTGCAGCTAATCCGAGCGCGTCGAGGCGGGGGCAAGCCGGGGATCCGCTCATGCCCGGTGGCCCGGCCCCGCAGGGGCATG GTCGGGCCCCTCGGGGCCGCGTGGCCAATCAGATCCCCCCTGAGATCCTGAAGAACCCCCAGCTGCAGGCAGCAATCCAGGTCCTGCCTTCCAACTACAACTTTGAGATCCCCAAGACCATCTGGAGGATCCAACAAGCCCAGGCCAAGAAGG TGGCCTTGCAAATGCCGGAAGGCCTCCTCCTCTTTGCCTGCACCATTGTGGATATCTTGGAAAG gTTCACAGAGGCCGAAGTGATGGTGATGGGTGACGTGACCTATGGGGCTTGCTGTGTGGATGACTTCACAGCGAGGGCCCTGGGAGCTGACTTCTTGGTGCACTACGGCCACAGCTGCCTGA TTCCCATGGACACCTCGGCCCAAGACTTCCGGGTGCTGTATGTCTTTGTGGACATCCGGATAGACACTACCCACCTCCTAGACTCTCTCCGCCTCACCTTTCCCCCAGCCACTGCCCTCGCCCTGGTCAGCACCATTCAGTTTGTGTCGACCTTGCAG GCAGCCGCCCAGGAGCTGAAAGCCGAGTATCGTGTGAGTGTCCCACAGTGCAAGCCCCTGTCCCCTGGAGAGATCCTGGGCTGCACATCCCCCCGACTGTCCACAGAGGTGGAGGCCGTTGT GTATCTTGGAGATGGCCGCTTCCATCTGGAGTCTGTCATGATTGCCAACCCCAATGTCCCCGCTTACCG GTATGACCCATATAGCAAAGTCCTATCCAGAGAGCACTATGATCACCAGCGCATGCAGGCTGCTCGCCAAGAAGCCATAGCCACTGCCCGCTCAGCTAAGTCCTGGGGCCTTATTCTGGGCACTTTGGGCCGCCAGGGCAGTCCTAAGATCCTGGAG CACCTGGAATCTCGACTCCGAGCCTTGGGCCTTTCCTTTGTGAGGCTGCTGCTCTCTGAGATCTTCCCCAGCAAGCTTAGCCTACTTCCCGAGGTGGATGT GTGGGTGCAGGTGGCATGTCCACGTCTCTCCATTGACTGGGGCACAGCCTTCCCCAAGCCGCTGCTGACACCCTATGAG gCGGCCGTGGCTCTGAGGGACGTTTCCTGGCAGCAGCCCTACCCGATGGACTTCTACGCTGGCAGCTCCTTGGGGCCCTGGACGGTGAACCACGGCCAGGACCGCCGTCCCCACGCCCCCGGCCGGCCCGCGCGGGGGAAG GTGCAGGAGGAGTCCACGCATCCCCCTTCAGCCGTGACTTGCGAGGACTGCAGCTGCAGGGACGAGAAGGTGGCGCCGCTTGCTCCTTGA
- the OVCA2 gene encoding esterase OVCA2 translates to MAAQRPLRVLCLAGFRQSERGFREKTGALRKALRDRAELVCLSGPHPVPYPPSPEGARSDFGSCPPEEQPRGWWFSEQEADVFSALEEPAVCRGLEESLGMVAQALNRLGPFDGLLGFSQGAALAALVCALGQAGDPRFPLPRFIILVSGFRPRGIGFKESILQKPLSLPSLHVFGDTDKVIPSQESMQLASRFPGAITLTHSGGHFIPAAAPQRQAYLKFLDQFAE, encoded by the exons ATGGCCGCGCAGCGACCCCTGCGGGTCCTGTGTCTGGCGGGCTTCCGGCAGAGCGAGCGGGGCTTCCGTGAGAAGACCGGGGCGCTGAGGAAGGCGCTGCGGGACCGCGCCGAGCTCGTGTGCCTCAGCGGCCCGCACCCGGTCCCCTACCCCCCGAGCCCCGAGGGCGCCAGATCAGACTTCG GGTCCTGCCCTCCGGAGGAGCAGCCTCGAGGCTGGTGGTTTTCAGAGCAGGAGGCCGACGTTTTCTCCGCATTGGAAGAGCCCGCCGTATGCAGGGGCCTGGAGGAATCACTGGGGATGGTGGCACAGGCACTGAACAGGCTGGGGCCTTTTGACGGCCTTCTTGGTTTCAGCCAAGGGGCTGCGCTAGCAGCCCTTGTGTGTGCCCTGGGCCAGGCAGGCGATCCCCGCTTCCCCTTGCCACGGTTTATCATCTTGGTGTCTGGTTTCCGTCCCCGGGGCATTGGGTTCAAGGAATCCATCCTGCAAAAGCCCTTGTCATTGCCTTCGCTCCATGTTTTTGGGGACACTGACAAAGTCATCCCCTCTCAGGAGAGTATGCAACTGGCCAGCCGATTTCCCGGAGCCATCACCCTCACCCACTCTGGTGGCCACTTCATTCCAGCAGCTGCACCCCAGCGTCAGGCCTACCTCAAGTTCTTGGACCAGTTTGCAGAGTGA
- the DPH1 gene encoding 2-(3-amino-3-carboxypropyl)histidine synthase subunit 1 isoform X3 produces the protein MVMGDVTYGACCVDDFTARALGADFLVHYGHSCLIPMDTSAQDFRVLYVFVDIRIDTTHLLDSLRLTFPPATALALVSTIQFVSTLQAAAQELKAEYRVSVPQCKPLSPGEILGCTSPRLSTEVEAVVYLGDGRFHLESVMIANPNVPAYRYDPYSKVLSREHYDHQRMQAARQEAIATARSAKSWGLILGTLGRQGSPKILEHLESRLRALGLSFVRLLLSEIFPSKLSLLPEVDVWVQVACPRLSIDWGTAFPKPLLTPYEAAVALRDVSWQQPYPMDFYAGSSLGPWTVNHGQDRRPHAPGRPARGKVQEESTHPPSAVTCEDCSCRDEKVAPLAP, from the exons ATGGTGATGGGTGACGTGACCTATGGGGCTTGCTGTGTGGATGACTTCACAGCGAGGGCCCTGGGAGCTGACTTCTTGGTGCACTACGGCCACAGCTGCCTGA TTCCCATGGACACCTCGGCCCAAGACTTCCGGGTGCTGTATGTCTTTGTGGACATCCGGATAGACACTACCCACCTCCTAGACTCTCTCCGCCTCACCTTTCCCCCAGCCACTGCCCTCGCCCTGGTCAGCACCATTCAGTTTGTGTCGACCTTGCAG GCAGCCGCCCAGGAGCTGAAAGCCGAGTATCGTGTGAGTGTCCCACAGTGCAAGCCCCTGTCCCCTGGAGAGATCCTGGGCTGCACATCCCCCCGACTGTCCACAGAGGTGGAGGCCGTTGT GTATCTTGGAGATGGCCGCTTCCATCTGGAGTCTGTCATGATTGCCAACCCCAATGTCCCCGCTTACCG GTATGACCCATATAGCAAAGTCCTATCCAGAGAGCACTATGATCACCAGCGCATGCAGGCTGCTCGCCAAGAAGCCATAGCCACTGCCCGCTCAGCTAAGTCCTGGGGCCTTATTCTGGGCACTTTGGGCCGCCAGGGCAGTCCTAAGATCCTGGAG CACCTGGAATCTCGACTCCGAGCCTTGGGCCTTTCCTTTGTGAGGCTGCTGCTCTCTGAGATCTTCCCCAGCAAGCTTAGCCTACTTCCCGAGGTGGATGT GTGGGTGCAGGTGGCATGTCCACGTCTCTCCATTGACTGGGGCACAGCCTTCCCCAAGCCGCTGCTGACACCCTATGAG gCGGCCGTGGCTCTGAGGGACGTTTCCTGGCAGCAGCCCTACCCGATGGACTTCTACGCTGGCAGCTCCTTGGGGCCCTGGACGGTGAACCACGGCCAGGACCGCCGTCCCCACGCCCCCGGCCGGCCCGCGCGGGGGAAG GTGCAGGAGGAGTCCACGCATCCCCCTTCAGCCGTGACTTGCGAGGACTGCAGCTGCAGGGACGAGAAGGTGGCGCCGCTTGCTCCTTGA
- the DPH1 gene encoding 2-(3-amino-3-carboxypropyl)histidine synthase subunit 1 isoform X2 — MAALVVSGAAEQGGRNGPGRGRAPRGRVANQIPPEILKNPQLQAAIQVLPSNYNFEIPKTIWRIQQAQAKKVALQMPEGLLLFACTIVDILERFTEAEVMVMGDVTYGACCVDDFTARALGADFLVHYGHSCLIPMDTSAQDFRVLYVFVDIRIDTTHLLDSLRLTFPPATALALVSTIQFVSTLQAAAQELKAEYRVSVPQCKPLSPGEILGCTSPRLSTEVEAVVYLGDGRFHLESVMIANPNVPAYRYDPYSKVLSREHYDHQRMQAARQEAIATARSAKSWGLILGTLGRQGSPKILEHLESRLRALGLSFVRLLLSEIFPSKLSLLPEVDVWVQVACPRLSIDWGTAFPKPLLTPYEAAVALRDVSWQQPYPMDFYAGSSLGPWTVNHGQDRRPHAPGRPARGKVQEESTHPPSAVTCEDCSCRDEKVAPLAP; from the exons ATGGCGGCGCTGGTTGTATCCGGGGCAGCGGAGCAGGGCGGCCGAAACGGCCCTGGCAGAG GTCGGGCCCCTCGGGGCCGCGTGGCCAATCAGATCCCCCCTGAGATCCTGAAGAACCCCCAGCTGCAGGCAGCAATCCAGGTCCTGCCTTCCAACTACAACTTTGAGATCCCCAAGACCATCTGGAGGATCCAACAAGCCCAGGCCAAGAAGG TGGCCTTGCAAATGCCGGAAGGCCTCCTCCTCTTTGCCTGCACCATTGTGGATATCTTGGAAAG gTTCACAGAGGCCGAAGTGATGGTGATGGGTGACGTGACCTATGGGGCTTGCTGTGTGGATGACTTCACAGCGAGGGCCCTGGGAGCTGACTTCTTGGTGCACTACGGCCACAGCTGCCTGA TTCCCATGGACACCTCGGCCCAAGACTTCCGGGTGCTGTATGTCTTTGTGGACATCCGGATAGACACTACCCACCTCCTAGACTCTCTCCGCCTCACCTTTCCCCCAGCCACTGCCCTCGCCCTGGTCAGCACCATTCAGTTTGTGTCGACCTTGCAG GCAGCCGCCCAGGAGCTGAAAGCCGAGTATCGTGTGAGTGTCCCACAGTGCAAGCCCCTGTCCCCTGGAGAGATCCTGGGCTGCACATCCCCCCGACTGTCCACAGAGGTGGAGGCCGTTGT GTATCTTGGAGATGGCCGCTTCCATCTGGAGTCTGTCATGATTGCCAACCCCAATGTCCCCGCTTACCG GTATGACCCATATAGCAAAGTCCTATCCAGAGAGCACTATGATCACCAGCGCATGCAGGCTGCTCGCCAAGAAGCCATAGCCACTGCCCGCTCAGCTAAGTCCTGGGGCCTTATTCTGGGCACTTTGGGCCGCCAGGGCAGTCCTAAGATCCTGGAG CACCTGGAATCTCGACTCCGAGCCTTGGGCCTTTCCTTTGTGAGGCTGCTGCTCTCTGAGATCTTCCCCAGCAAGCTTAGCCTACTTCCCGAGGTGGATGT GTGGGTGCAGGTGGCATGTCCACGTCTCTCCATTGACTGGGGCACAGCCTTCCCCAAGCCGCTGCTGACACCCTATGAG gCGGCCGTGGCTCTGAGGGACGTTTCCTGGCAGCAGCCCTACCCGATGGACTTCTACGCTGGCAGCTCCTTGGGGCCCTGGACGGTGAACCACGGCCAGGACCGCCGTCCCCACGCCCCCGGCCGGCCCGCGCGGGGGAAG GTGCAGGAGGAGTCCACGCATCCCCCTTCAGCCGTGACTTGCGAGGACTGCAGCTGCAGGGACGAGAAGGTGGCGCCGCTTGCTCCTTGA